Proteins found in one Rhodothermus sp. genomic segment:
- a CDS encoding saccharopine dehydrogenase C-terminal domain-containing protein: protein MRITIIGAGAIGSAIASFLVRQPEVTQVQVCDARARNLQELHDRLQTSRLRSFQIDARDHGVLEPILRGSQVVISAVPPQLNPALAHLCLELGVNFCDMGGNDQIVRQELALHEEAVKRAVWIVPNCGLAPGLINVLCLYGIDQFDEVEAAYLRVGDVPLDPHPFNFRISWSAEKVIEDYTNPVQLIRQGQLETVEPLTGMERIHFGEPFGEMEAFYTAGGLSTLTDQLAGRLQVLDYKSIRWPCHASQMRFVLGLGFGERRTIDVRTHLTYRDVLVRRMRQRLGGHYEDAVLLRIAIHGRKAGQPYTLLYEMIDRYHQADQLSAMRRCTAIPTALVALMIAAGEVKGGGALPPEQVVPHDRFCQRLTEHGLPLTHRWYAGYVAVTHPDPSKVLSHPPASEKKRRKKQATPSSR, encoded by the coding sequence ATGCGTATAACGATCATAGGAGCCGGAGCTATCGGTTCAGCAATCGCTTCGTTTCTGGTACGCCAACCAGAGGTTACACAAGTGCAGGTCTGCGACGCACGTGCCCGCAACCTGCAGGAATTGCACGACCGATTACAGACAAGCCGGTTACGTTCGTTCCAGATTGATGCCCGGGACCACGGTGTGCTGGAACCCATTCTCCGGGGAAGCCAGGTAGTGATCAGTGCGGTTCCGCCACAGCTCAACCCGGCCCTGGCCCACCTGTGCCTGGAGCTGGGTGTTAACTTCTGCGACATGGGCGGCAACGACCAGATCGTACGCCAGGAACTGGCCCTGCACGAAGAGGCCGTCAAGCGGGCCGTCTGGATCGTGCCTAACTGCGGCCTGGCACCGGGCCTGATCAATGTGCTATGCCTTTACGGTATCGACCAATTCGACGAAGTTGAAGCTGCTTACCTGCGCGTAGGCGACGTACCGCTGGATCCCCATCCGTTCAACTTCCGCATTTCGTGGTCGGCGGAGAAGGTGATCGAAGATTATACAAACCCCGTGCAACTTATTCGTCAGGGACAGTTGGAAACCGTCGAGCCCCTCACCGGCATGGAACGGATTCACTTCGGAGAACCCTTCGGGGAAATGGAAGCCTTCTATACGGCAGGGGGCCTCTCTACCCTGACCGACCAGTTGGCCGGACGCTTGCAGGTGCTTGACTACAAAAGCATTCGCTGGCCCTGCCATGCCAGCCAGATGCGTTTTGTACTGGGCCTGGGTTTCGGCGAGCGGCGCACCATTGACGTGCGCACGCACCTGACCTATCGCGACGTGCTCGTGCGGCGCATGCGCCAGCGCCTGGGCGGGCACTACGAAGACGCCGTGCTACTCCGCATCGCCATTCATGGACGTAAAGCCGGACAACCCTACACGTTACTCTATGAAATGATTGACCGCTACCATCAGGCCGACCAGCTCAGCGCCATGCGTCGCTGCACAGCTATCCCCACCGCCCTCGTAGCCCTTATGATTGCAGCTGGCGAAGTAAAAGGAGGTGGGGCCCTTCCTCCGGAGCAGGTCGTTCCCCATGATCGTTTCTGCCAGCGCCTGACCGAACACGGCCTGCCCCTGACCCATCGATGGTACGCAGGCTATGTAGCGGTCACCCACCCGGATCCTTCAAAGGTGCTGTCCCATCCACCCGCGTCCGAAAAGAAACGCCGCAAAAAGCAGGCGACGCCCAGTTCTCGATAA
- a CDS encoding SDR family oxidoreductase codes for METRALAHKVVVITGAGGRLGQQLLQRFAQEGARLAAVVRTAEQARKLQLPEGVDGAVFHAELADEAQVAACFGKIWDRFGYVDVLVHAAGVWAERPFLEMTLEDWRAMLDANLTSTFLCFREAARLMRGRNGGRLIAFASMQGADRGRVRQAAYSVAKGGVVRLVEAIGSELAVQGITVHAIAPSVIRYDERQEGAGVTAAELAELCIYLCSPAGMALNGMVLRAYGRGF; via the coding sequence ATGGAGACGCGTGCCCTGGCCCATAAAGTGGTGGTCATCACCGGAGCGGGCGGACGGTTGGGACAGCAACTCCTCCAGCGCTTTGCGCAGGAGGGCGCTCGTCTGGCGGCAGTGGTTCGCACGGCTGAGCAAGCACGGAAGTTGCAGCTTCCGGAAGGGGTTGACGGAGCCGTTTTTCATGCCGAGCTGGCCGATGAAGCACAGGTAGCGGCCTGCTTTGGTAAAATCTGGGATCGCTTTGGCTATGTGGATGTGCTGGTGCATGCCGCTGGTGTGTGGGCGGAACGCCCCTTTCTGGAAATGACGCTGGAAGACTGGCGGGCGATGCTGGATGCCAATTTGACTTCGACGTTTCTGTGCTTTCGTGAAGCAGCGCGCCTGATGCGCGGCCGTAACGGAGGGCGCTTGATTGCGTTTGCATCCATGCAGGGAGCCGATCGTGGACGTGTGCGCCAGGCTGCCTACTCGGTAGCCAAAGGGGGCGTGGTGCGGCTGGTTGAAGCGATCGGTTCGGAGCTGGCCGTGCAGGGCATCACCGTCCATGCCATTGCGCCTTCGGTTATTCGATATGATGAGCGCCAAGAGGGTGCTGGTGTCACGGCGGCCGAACTGGCTGAGCTCTGCATCTATCTATGTTCACCAGCTGGTATGGCATTGAACGGTATGGTGCTTCGTGCTTATGGCCGAGGCTTTTAG
- a CDS encoding glycosyltransferase family 4 protein, with protein sequence MRIAMLAPIAWRVPPRHYGPWERVVWLLTEGLVDQGVEVTLFATADSQTRARLIGVCPRPYEEDPSLDPKVWECLHISEVFERADEFDLIHNHFDFLPLSYSGLVRTPVVTTIHGFSSERILPVYRKYNGRTYYVSISNADRHPDLDYVATVYHGIELESFTLRTEPGDYLLFFGRIHPDKGVREAIEVARQSGMPLKMAGIIQDQHYFEQEVAPFIDGAQIQYLGSVGPVERDRLLGGAYALLHLINFNEPFGLSVVEAMACGTPVVARPRGSMPEIIRDGETGVLVHTVEEAVAALPRLRRLDRAKIRAYVARRFSRARMVADYLRVYEEVLRRHQGRSAA encoded by the coding sequence ATGCGCATTGCGATGCTGGCTCCGATTGCCTGGCGCGTGCCGCCCCGCCACTACGGTCCCTGGGAGCGGGTTGTCTGGCTGCTCACTGAAGGGCTGGTCGATCAAGGCGTCGAGGTGACACTGTTTGCGACGGCGGACTCACAGACGCGTGCCCGGCTGATCGGAGTGTGCCCGCGTCCTTACGAAGAAGATCCCTCGCTGGACCCTAAAGTCTGGGAATGTCTGCACATTAGCGAGGTGTTCGAACGCGCCGACGAGTTCGACCTGATTCACAATCACTTTGACTTTCTGCCGTTGAGCTATAGCGGACTGGTGCGTACGCCGGTAGTGACCACCATCCACGGGTTTTCTTCGGAGCGCATTTTACCAGTCTATCGCAAATACAACGGTCGCACCTACTACGTTTCGATCAGTAACGCCGATCGACATCCCGACCTGGATTATGTGGCGACCGTTTACCACGGAATCGAACTGGAGTCGTTTACGCTGCGTACGGAGCCAGGCGACTATCTACTCTTTTTTGGTCGGATACATCCCGACAAAGGGGTGCGTGAAGCCATCGAGGTGGCTCGTCAGAGCGGTATGCCGCTGAAGATGGCCGGCATTATTCAGGATCAGCATTACTTCGAACAGGAAGTTGCTCCTTTTATTGACGGAGCGCAGATTCAGTATCTGGGATCGGTAGGCCCAGTCGAGCGGGATCGACTGCTGGGCGGCGCCTATGCGCTGTTGCATTTGATCAACTTCAATGAGCCCTTTGGGCTCAGTGTGGTCGAAGCGATGGCCTGTGGTACGCCCGTTGTGGCGCGTCCACGAGGCTCCATGCCTGAAATCATCCGAGATGGGGAAACGGGTGTGCTGGTGCATACCGTGGAGGAGGCCGTGGCTGCGCTGCCCCGTCTGCGTCGACTCGACCGGGCAAAGATTCGGGCATATGTGGCGCGTCGGTTCAGCCGTGCGCGTATGGTCGCTGACTATCTGCGCGTCTACGAAGAGGTACTGCGTCGGCATCAAGGACGCTCGGCTGCTTGA
- a CDS encoding glycosidase: MMRDHGVLPAPQQVGELFQRYEGNPILTADDWPYPCNAVFNAAAVRLDTGETLLLVRVEDHRGVSHLTVARSPNGLTDWTIDPEPTLVPDPNHWPEEAWGIEDPRIVWLEEMGCYAVTYTAFSEEGPAIALALTEDFRTFERRGLLMPPEDKNGVLFPRKIGGYWVLLHRTSSTRRETHPAIWLSRSPDLRHWSGPRVVLRPRPGIWWDHVRIGAACPPIETPEGWLLLYHGVRTTVAGDIYRVGMALLDLENPARVIRRAPGWILGPRAPYERIGDVPNVVFPCGCVLEGDTLRLYYGAADTCVAVAEARLSELLDWLLNGRYDGKSRA; encoded by the coding sequence ATGATGCGCGATCACGGAGTGCTGCCCGCTCCTCAACAGGTAGGCGAATTGTTTCAACGCTACGAAGGAAATCCGATTCTGACCGCTGACGACTGGCCGTATCCCTGCAATGCCGTTTTCAATGCGGCGGCTGTACGTCTGGACACAGGCGAAACGCTGTTACTGGTGCGGGTGGAGGATCACCGGGGCGTGTCGCACCTGACGGTGGCGCGCAGTCCCAATGGGTTAACTGACTGGACGATTGATCCGGAGCCGACGCTGGTTCCTGATCCAAACCACTGGCCTGAGGAAGCCTGGGGCATTGAAGATCCGCGCATTGTATGGCTGGAAGAGATGGGCTGCTATGCGGTCACCTACACGGCCTTTTCCGAGGAGGGGCCGGCTATTGCGTTGGCCCTGACCGAAGACTTTCGCACCTTTGAGCGGCGCGGGTTATTGATGCCGCCAGAGGATAAAAATGGAGTGCTCTTTCCGCGGAAGATTGGGGGCTACTGGGTGCTGCTGCACCGTACATCCAGCACGCGTCGCGAAACGCACCCGGCCATCTGGTTGAGCCGCTCGCCTGATCTGCGGCACTGGAGTGGGCCGCGCGTGGTGCTGCGGCCGCGGCCGGGCATCTGGTGGGATCATGTGCGGATCGGGGCTGCCTGTCCACCTATTGAGACGCCTGAGGGCTGGCTGCTGCTCTATCATGGCGTGCGCACTACCGTAGCGGGCGACATCTACCGCGTGGGCATGGCTCTGCTGGACCTGGAAAATCCCGCACGGGTCATTCGGCGGGCCCCGGGGTGGATCCTGGGACCGCGGGCTCCGTACGAGCGCATAGGGGATGTGCCCAATGTGGTCTTCCCCTGCGGCTGTGTGCTGGAAGGCGACACGCTGCGTCTTTACTACGGTGCCGCCGATACGTGCGTGGCGGTCGCCGAAGCCCGGCTGAGTGAGCTGCTCGACTGGTTGTTGAACGGTCGCTATGATGGCAAATCCCGAGCGTGA
- a CDS encoding glycosidase, protein MSLFRRTNIPVLTPRADLSWASGAVFNPGAWYDGRQIHLVFRAIPAGYRRFPLPNTGPGEPAYGFEPYISSLGYATSTDGIHFTWRETPLLTPGEDFDRYGLEDPRLTFLEGRYWIVHTVLSTPAFGAGDGVRIGLASTTDFAQVEKHGVIGPPLRDKDAVLFPRRIGGKLALLHRIEPDIQLIYFEDWDELLHRSATRWSEHLADLDEHVVLRPAWRWERKKIGAGPPPIETPEGWLLIYHGVDDRYTYRAGVALLDLDDPQRTIARARVPILEPERSFEREGDVPNVVFPEGAVVIDGQLHLYYGAADKVIGHAVAALQDVIDFVLEEQRHSWTMPRVYMEPCNRGRALRTIEKPPSICVDRLHGGQPVLEPEPQHPWESRVVLNPAAVLIEAGEELERLMEAWQLTEAERTRLRAAGGACVMIYRAQGTAGSPAGHAPSSLGLAVLTPTLELVRRWPEPVIRPDAVFHDLGAEDARCTKIGDTYYLFYTGYSSEHPRFPSFVGRVHICLATTQDFLHWELHGPIPGDINEVDNKNPALLPESVDGKWLLLHRPIDGRHPMAIHLAEADRPEGPYHSRGLLMASYRYREFALSWIGAGGPPIALGERRFLMIYHQGHLDWEGHREYDLAAALLDFNRSDPVVARLEPLMRPRGDIEKVGDPELGVDNVLFACANYVWQQHLIIPYAAADSRIFGAQIPMDDLLTVLLQQN, encoded by the coding sequence ATGTCGCTGTTTCGACGGACAAATATTCCGGTGTTGACCCCCCGTGCTGATCTGAGCTGGGCATCGGGTGCGGTATTCAATCCGGGCGCCTGGTACGATGGGCGGCAGATACACCTGGTCTTTCGCGCCATTCCGGCCGGCTACCGGCGTTTTCCTTTACCGAATACTGGGCCTGGTGAGCCTGCTTACGGCTTCGAACCGTACATTTCATCGCTCGGTTATGCTACCAGTACCGATGGGATACATTTTACCTGGCGGGAAACTCCCCTGCTGACGCCTGGCGAGGATTTTGACCGTTATGGGCTTGAGGATCCGCGCCTTACGTTTCTTGAGGGACGCTACTGGATCGTGCACACGGTGCTCAGCACGCCTGCGTTTGGCGCGGGTGATGGTGTGCGCATCGGGTTGGCCTCGACGACGGACTTCGCACAGGTCGAAAAGCATGGTGTGATTGGCCCGCCTCTGCGTGACAAAGATGCGGTGCTCTTTCCACGCCGTATCGGGGGTAAGCTGGCCCTGTTGCATCGTATTGAGCCGGACATCCAGTTGATCTATTTCGAGGACTGGGATGAGCTGCTTCATCGATCAGCTACTCGCTGGTCCGAGCACCTGGCCGATCTGGACGAGCATGTGGTATTGCGGCCAGCCTGGCGCTGGGAGCGTAAGAAAATCGGGGCGGGTCCCCCACCGATCGAAACACCTGAAGGCTGGTTGTTGATCTACCATGGCGTGGACGATCGCTACACCTACCGCGCTGGCGTGGCCCTGCTTGATCTGGACGATCCGCAGCGAACAATAGCCCGGGCGCGTGTGCCGATCCTGGAACCTGAGCGCTCTTTCGAGCGAGAGGGGGATGTGCCTAATGTGGTATTTCCGGAGGGCGCTGTTGTGATTGACGGACAGCTCCACCTCTACTATGGGGCGGCAGACAAAGTGATTGGGCACGCAGTGGCAGCCCTGCAAGATGTTATTGATTTTGTGTTGGAAGAGCAGCGGCATAGCTGGACGATGCCTCGGGTTTATATGGAGCCGTGCAATCGAGGACGTGCCCTGCGCACCATCGAGAAGCCGCCGTCAATCTGCGTCGATCGCCTGCACGGTGGGCAGCCGGTGCTTGAGCCCGAGCCACAGCATCCCTGGGAGTCGCGCGTTGTGCTGAATCCAGCGGCCGTGCTCATAGAGGCCGGTGAAGAACTGGAGCGCCTCATGGAGGCCTGGCAGCTTACTGAGGCCGAACGCACGCGGCTTCGGGCAGCCGGCGGTGCCTGCGTGATGATCTACCGGGCCCAGGGAACTGCGGGAAGTCCGGCCGGACATGCACCGTCGTCGCTGGGGCTGGCGGTGCTGACGCCAACGCTGGAGCTGGTGCGGCGATGGCCAGAGCCTGTAATTCGTCCTGATGCTGTCTTTCATGATCTGGGCGCAGAGGATGCTCGCTGTACAAAAATTGGCGACACCTACTACCTGTTCTACACGGGCTATAGTAGCGAGCACCCTCGTTTCCCCTCATTTGTGGGGCGCGTGCATATCTGCCTGGCTACCACGCAGGATTTTCTCCACTGGGAGCTGCATGGGCCGATTCCTGGCGATATCAATGAGGTGGACAATAAGAACCCGGCGCTTTTGCCGGAATCCGTCGATGGTAAATGGCTGCTGTTGCACCGGCCCATTGACGGGCGACATCCCATGGCCATTCATCTGGCCGAAGCGGATCGGCCCGAAGGACCCTACCATAGCCGGGGACTGTTGATGGCCAGCTATCGATATCGGGAGTTTGCGCTTTCCTGGATTGGCGCTGGGGGACCGCCCATAGCCTTGGGCGAGCGACGTTTCCTGATGATCTATCATCAGGGCCATCTCGACTGGGAAGGACATCGCGAATATGACCTGGCGGCAGCCCTGCTGGATTTTAACCGGTCTGATCCGGTTGTCGCCCGCCTGGAGCCACTGATGCGACCTCGTGGCGATATTGAGAAAGTGGGTGATCCAGAGCTGGGGGTAGACAATGTGCTGTTTGCCTGCGCAAATTATGTGTGGCAACAGCATCTGATCATTCCCTATGCGGCTGCTGATAGCCGCATTTTCGGCGCACAGATACCAATGGACGATCTGCTAACCGTTCTGTTGCAGCAAAATTAG
- a CDS encoding glycoside hydrolase family 3 N-terminal domain-containing protein has protein sequence MKHLIIGWFMLGLVAVGCQRPDRQPAATTAFPPLSRYDKQARALLEQMTLEEKIGQMIQAEQAFLRDPYDIQTYYLGSILSGGNSDPADGNSLEAWTNVYDSLQAIALRTRLGIPLLYGIDAVHGHSNVEGAVVFPHHIGLGATRDPELVERVYRITAIEMRATGIHWNFAPCIAVARDERWGRTYESFAEHPELVATLGAAAVRGLQKGGLHNPLAVLATAKHFAGDGGTAFGTGGPQGALLDQGDVRLDEATFRRIHIRPYIDAIQAGVGAIMVSYSSWNGVKMTAHKYMLTDVLKNELGFEGIVISDYNAIDQVHSDYKTAIELAINAGIDMAMVPTRYREFFQLLKELVEEGRVPMARIDDAVLRILRVKFAMGLMDGPEHVFADRSLWTEFGSAAHRAVAREAVRKSMVLLKNENQTLPLPKNLERIHVAGLHADNLGYQAGGWTIDWQGGSGDITEGTTILEAIRKAVKPGTEVTYSEDGTGVAGADVAIAVIGERPYAEFLGDRSDLALDPDDVAVVRRLKEAGVPVVVILISGRPMIINEVLEMADAFVAAWLPGTEGDGVADVIFGDFAPTGKLPFSWPRSMDQIPLNVGDEDYDPLFPYGYGLTY, from the coding sequence ATGAAGCACCTGATAATCGGTTGGTTTATGCTTGGTCTGGTAGCGGTCGGCTGTCAGCGTCCGGACAGGCAGCCTGCAGCAACGACCGCCTTCCCTCCCCTTTCGCGTTATGACAAGCAAGCGCGCGCTCTGCTGGAACAGATGACCTTGGAGGAGAAAATCGGCCAGATGATTCAGGCCGAGCAGGCTTTTCTGCGGGATCCTTATGACATTCAGACCTATTATCTGGGCTCTATTTTGAGTGGAGGCAATTCAGATCCGGCTGATGGGAACAGTCTGGAGGCCTGGACGAATGTGTACGATAGTCTGCAGGCTATTGCGCTGCGCACGCGGCTGGGCATTCCGCTGCTCTATGGTATTGATGCTGTTCATGGCCACAGCAATGTCGAAGGTGCTGTAGTCTTCCCACACCATATCGGGCTGGGGGCGACGCGCGATCCGGAGCTGGTGGAGCGGGTCTATCGCATTACCGCTATCGAGATGCGGGCTACGGGTATCCACTGGAATTTTGCGCCCTGTATCGCGGTGGCTCGAGATGAACGTTGGGGGCGGACCTATGAGAGTTTCGCGGAGCATCCGGAGCTGGTGGCCACGCTGGGAGCGGCTGCGGTGCGGGGGCTACAGAAGGGCGGGTTGCATAATCCGCTGGCAGTACTGGCAACGGCCAAACATTTTGCCGGCGACGGTGGTACGGCCTTTGGCACTGGTGGGCCGCAGGGCGCTTTGCTGGATCAGGGTGATGTGCGGTTGGATGAGGCGACCTTCCGGCGCATTCACATCCGTCCGTACATCGACGCCATCCAGGCTGGTGTGGGAGCCATTATGGTATCCTACAGCAGTTGGAACGGCGTCAAGATGACCGCTCACAAGTACATGCTGACCGATGTGCTGAAAAACGAGCTGGGATTCGAGGGGATTGTCATTTCTGACTACAACGCAATTGATCAGGTGCATTCCGACTACAAAACGGCTATCGAGCTGGCAATTAATGCAGGCATTGACATGGCCATGGTGCCCACCCGTTACCGAGAATTTTTTCAGTTGCTGAAGGAGCTGGTGGAGGAAGGAAGGGTACCGATGGCGCGTATCGACGACGCAGTCCTACGTATCCTACGCGTCAAGTTCGCCATGGGACTTATGGACGGTCCCGAACACGTGTTTGCCGACCGAAGCCTGTGGACGGAGTTTGGCTCGGCAGCGCACCGTGCTGTGGCGCGTGAAGCGGTACGCAAGTCGATGGTGCTGCTGAAGAACGAAAATCAGACATTGCCGCTTCCCAAAAATCTGGAGCGTATCCATGTGGCCGGGCTACATGCCGACAACCTGGGCTATCAGGCAGGGGGCTGGACGATCGATTGGCAGGGTGGTAGTGGCGACATCACGGAGGGCACCACAATTCTGGAGGCGATTCGTAAGGCGGTGAAACCCGGCACGGAGGTGACCTATTCGGAAGATGGTACCGGGGTGGCCGGTGCCGATGTAGCCATTGCAGTAATTGGCGAGCGCCCTTATGCCGAATTTCTCGGAGACCGCTCTGATCTCGCCCTGGATCCGGACGATGTGGCTGTGGTGCGGCGGTTGAAAGAAGCCGGAGTCCCGGTGGTCGTCATTCTCATTTCCGGCCGGCCGATGATCATTAACGAGGTACTGGAGATGGCCGACGCGTTCGTTGCGGCCTGGCTTCCCGGCACCGAAGGGGATGGCGTGGCCGACGTCATTTTTGGGGATTTTGCTCCAACGGGCAAGCTACCCTTTAGTTGGCCGCGTTCGATGGATCAGATTCCCCTCAATGTGGGCGATGAAGACTACGATCCTTTGTTTCCCTACGGTTATGGCCTGACCTACTGA
- a CDS encoding RsmB/NOP family class I SAM-dependent RNA methyltransferase yields the protein MERLPAAFTRYRAIVDDWEAFVEALRRPLPVCVWANTLRATPAQVRAALEAEGLRPEPLPWRSDAFRLPPDSQPGNRLAYVLGHYHVQEEVSLLPVPLLDPRPGERVLDLCAAPGGKTAQIAVRMQNRGTVVANDRNPLRLRQLSGTIERLGLLNVTTTLHDGTDFPMESGPFDRVLVDVPCSCEGNFRKDQKVADAFAGAPELCGQQTALLHRAVTLCRPGGRIVYATCTFAPEENELVVDTVLQRWGEALRLLPARIEGFRSAPGLTEWNGRRLHPSLTLALRVWPHLNDTGGFFVAVLERQA from the coding sequence ATGGAGCGATTGCCGGCTGCTTTTACTCGGTATCGAGCTATTGTTGACGACTGGGAAGCCTTTGTGGAAGCCCTGCGACGGCCGTTGCCGGTATGCGTGTGGGCCAACACCCTCCGGGCAACCCCGGCCCAAGTCAGAGCGGCCCTGGAAGCTGAAGGGCTGCGGCCGGAACCGCTCCCCTGGCGTTCCGATGCTTTTCGCCTGCCCCCTGACAGCCAGCCGGGCAATCGGCTGGCGTATGTGCTGGGGCATTACCACGTGCAGGAAGAAGTCTCACTGTTGCCGGTGCCGCTGCTCGATCCCAGACCTGGCGAGCGTGTGCTGGACCTGTGTGCAGCTCCCGGAGGCAAAACGGCCCAGATTGCCGTCCGCATGCAGAACCGGGGCACTGTCGTGGCCAACGACCGCAATCCGCTGCGTTTGCGCCAGCTCTCGGGTACTATCGAGCGTCTGGGGTTGTTGAACGTTACCACCACCTTACATGATGGCACGGACTTTCCGATGGAAAGCGGACCGTTTGATCGGGTACTGGTCGATGTGCCCTGCTCCTGTGAAGGAAACTTTCGAAAAGACCAGAAGGTCGCCGATGCGTTTGCCGGTGCACCGGAGCTATGCGGTCAGCAGACGGCGCTTTTGCACCGCGCCGTAACCCTGTGCCGGCCAGGCGGTCGCATCGTCTACGCCACCTGCACATTTGCGCCGGAGGAAAACGAGCTGGTCGTCGATACCGTCCTGCAACGCTGGGGGGAGGCGCTGCGTCTGCTGCCAGCCCGTATCGAGGGCTTCCGGAGCGCGCCGGGTCTGACCGAGTGGAACGGTCGTCGGTTACATCCATCCCTGACGCTTGCCCTGCGCGTCTGGCCGCACCTGAATGACACGGGTGGTTTCTTTGTGGCCGTGCTGGAACGACAGGCTTAA
- a CDS encoding NAD(P)/FAD-dependent oxidoreductase, whose amino-acid sequence MWDVIVVGAGVAGLAAAEMLGQAGRSVLLLEARERIGGRIYTWRDSIFPIPVELGAEFVHGRPPVTLQLCQEGGIGLIQVPEAHGLFVEGRVQAIDLAQTLRPLLEQLPAPETPDSAFSTFLEQTLQGEGMAAARALARIVAESFEAADPDRLSLQALAEDWRVRGNEAADYPQFRPIGGYDRLVETLYRRIDLARVRLHLQTVVMRVRWEPGRVEVHARQFGQPRLFQARALILTVPLPLLQEDRAPALHVDPPLPEPWRNALAQLEMGAAVRVNLCFREAFWETQAALRALAFIHAPDESFTTVWQPLPLRVPVLLAWAGGPAARRMHDWPETEIVQEALRTIEHLYGVRDPGRYLVSARLHDWQRDPFAQGAYSYVRPGGLAARRVLSQPIHDTIFLAGEATDPEEPATVAGALQSGYRAARDLLAMVADVPITPTD is encoded by the coding sequence ATGTGGGACGTCATCGTTGTGGGTGCCGGGGTGGCCGGTCTGGCCGCAGCCGAAATGCTGGGACAGGCCGGCCGCTCTGTTTTGCTGTTGGAAGCTCGAGAGCGCATCGGTGGGCGCATCTACACCTGGCGTGATTCCATTTTTCCAATCCCGGTAGAGCTGGGGGCCGAGTTCGTTCATGGCCGCCCGCCTGTTACGCTCCAGCTTTGCCAGGAGGGCGGTATCGGGTTGATTCAGGTACCCGAAGCACACGGCCTGTTCGTAGAGGGACGGGTTCAGGCCATTGATCTGGCGCAGACGCTCCGTCCGCTGCTGGAGCAACTGCCCGCGCCCGAAACACCTGATAGCGCATTTTCGACATTTCTGGAACAGACGCTACAGGGGGAAGGGATGGCCGCGGCGCGGGCACTGGCCCGCATTGTGGCCGAGAGTTTTGAGGCAGCCGATCCTGACCGGCTCAGCCTGCAGGCCTTGGCCGAAGACTGGCGCGTGCGGGGCAACGAAGCGGCCGACTATCCTCAGTTTCGTCCGATTGGGGGATATGATCGTCTGGTAGAAACCCTGTACCGCCGCATCGACCTTGCACGGGTTCGGTTGCACCTGCAGACGGTTGTCATGAGGGTACGCTGGGAGCCGGGACGGGTCGAAGTGCATGCCCGTCAGTTCGGACAGCCGCGCCTTTTCCAGGCCCGCGCGCTGATTCTGACCGTACCGCTTCCCCTGCTTCAGGAGGATCGAGCGCCGGCTCTTCACGTTGATCCTCCCCTACCCGAACCCTGGCGAAATGCCCTGGCTCAGCTGGAAATGGGTGCGGCAGTGCGCGTGAACCTGTGCTTCCGGGAGGCCTTCTGGGAAACGCAGGCTGCGCTTCGAGCGCTGGCTTTTATCCACGCGCCTGATGAAAGCTTCACGACCGTCTGGCAACCGCTCCCGTTGCGGGTACCAGTGTTGCTGGCCTGGGCAGGTGGGCCGGCGGCTCGACGGATGCACGACTGGCCGGAAACGGAAATCGTACAGGAAGCTCTGCGGACGATTGAGCACCTCTACGGCGTCCGTGATCCGGGACGCTACCTGGTAAGTGCCCGGTTGCACGACTGGCAACGGGATCCCTTTGCTCAGGGCGCTTACAGCTACGTGCGTCCGGGCGGACTGGCTGCCCGCCGCGTGTTAAGCCAGCCCATTCACGACACCATTTTTCTGGCTGGGGAAGCGACCGATCCGGAAGAGCCGGCTACGGTGGCCGGTGCCCTGCAAAGTGGCTACCGGGCGGCCCGGGATCTGCTGGCAATGGTTGCTGATGTGCCGATCACTCCGACAGACTGA
- a CDS encoding ferritin-like domain-containing protein — METEVKEITREQLIKGLNEDLAHEYQAIVMYATYAAMASGIHRPLLKAFFEQEIPEELRHAQFLANKITALGGLPTTKPAPVKLADSNRAMLEAVLKAEEETIARYVQRRKQAEAFGDYGLVNDLEEIISDETRHKEETEKLLRGIGEH, encoded by the coding sequence ATGGAAACGGAAGTCAAAGAGATCACGCGGGAACAGCTCATCAAAGGGCTGAACGAGGACCTGGCACACGAGTACCAGGCCATTGTGATGTATGCGACTTATGCGGCCATGGCCAGCGGTATTCATCGGCCATTGCTGAAGGCGTTCTTTGAGCAGGAGATTCCGGAAGAGCTGCGGCATGCGCAGTTTCTGGCCAACAAAATCACGGCGCTGGGGGGACTGCCCACCACGAAGCCTGCACCGGTCAAGCTGGCCGACAGCAACCGGGCCATGCTGGAGGCGGTGCTGAAGGCGGAGGAAGAGACCATTGCCCGCTACGTGCAGCGCCGCAAGCAGGCCGAAGCCTTTGGTGACTATGGGCTGGTGAACGATCTGGAGGAGATTATCAGCGACGAGACGCGCCACAAGGAGGAAACCGAAAAACTGCTGCGCGGCATCGGGGAGCACTGA